Genomic DNA from Trichoderma asperellum chromosome 5, complete sequence:
TTTAAGCCTCTATCTCGCATTAGAGCTCACATAATGAAGTTCAATATAGCCACTACGTCCGTATTTCTTCGGAAATGTCTTGTGCAACTACCATTTTAAAGGATCCAGAGAACGCTATCGCCGAAATCGATCAAGTTTTGAATGGTATGTGTACATCAGGAGAAATCTCTGAGATCAAAAACTTCTCTAACCTTCTCAATAGCGATGATGTTTCACTCTCAACCTGGATAGTAAGTCTCGAAATCAATAGCTTTTATGGTTTATTCTTTGCTCATACCTGTTAGCATCGGCATTACGGAGGATGTCGTCAAAACAATGGTGCCTGCCTCTTCACTGAATGCGACATCAGTCAAGATGACACTATCACCCGGTCTTGAAGATGACCACGCTTTGGCAGCCATCATGGCAGCACTAGAAGCATCAAAAAACCCTATTGTGGTTGTTGACGGCGGTGCTGGTAGAGGTAGCTGGGCTCCTCACGCCAGCGATCTCATCAAAACGCTCAGATGTTTACACTTCAACACCATTATGGGCAAGGGCGCCGTTGCAGAGGATGACCTCTTGTTCGCAGGCTGTTATGCTGGCGTTGGTTCCTTGCCGCTAACGAGCAAAGCTGTCGAGAATTCAGACTGTATACTATGGCTTGGCCATATGCCCTCTGATTTTAATACGTCAGTGCCCCAGCGCCATGCTCTACATTACCTTATCGTACTCACTTTGGCTACAGAGGAATGTTCACCGATCAAGTCAAATCTTCATTAATTATTGACTTTCAACGGTTCCATATCGCTGTAAAATATACCCACGTGGCCCTAATATTGAAAGAATACTAACAATAGTTGGCTTTAGGTAGGGAATAAGCAGTTCCAAGCAAGAATAACCACCGTAAGTCAAGAGTAGAGGATATGCGCAATAGTTCAGAGTCTCATAATCAGCAGGTTTTGCCCAGATTGACTCAAGCAATCAAAATGAGTATTGTTTTGGCTGAGAAACTGCTTCCAGAGCCTGTCGCACCACTACTTGAACAAGTTTCGGGCATACTGGCATCAATAATTACGCAAAATTACCTTTGGCCTGTATTTTCTGCAACCCCTAGACAAGCAAGCTGACATCGACTAACCCCTATCTCTCTTTACGCAGCGCCTATCTTCCTTTATCAAATCGGGCGATATGGTTGTCGCAGAGACAGGAACCTCTCAAGTTGGAGCCGTCGCTACCAAAATGCCAAAAGGCACCTATTACTGGACACAAGCAGTTTGGGGAAGCATTGGTTATGCCATTGGCGGTGCCGTAGGTGCCGCGATTGCTGGCAAAGAGCTAGGTCGTTACAAGAGGATGATTATTTTCACTGGCGAAGGAAGCTTGCAATTAACAGCGCAAGCTATGTCAATATTGAATCGCCATGGGGTAGTCCCTTATTTGTATGTCGTCAGCCACTTATTAATGAGCGAAGGTTACATACTAACATGGGAGCAGATTCATTCTTAATAACAATGGGTATCTACAAACCTTTCATTCGGAGAAGAGATTAGTGGATGCTAATATAACATGATTAGATACACTGTTGAGCGCTACTTTGAGGGCTGGGACGCTTCTTACAATGACGTGCCTGGTTGGGACTACGGCGGACTCTTCAAGTCGTTTTCCCCTGAGGTTTCGACAAATACATTTAAAGTTcgaacagcagcagagcttgaCAGGATACTCTCTGATGATGATTTCCAGAACGCAACGAGTCCACAGGTGAGACTTATCCACTATCACTCAATGGTATCAAATTGAACTGACTGGCTTGCAGTGCATCGATATGGTGCTGGATAAATATGATGCTCCGGAAGGgcttaaagctatatttgaCTTTAAGAAGAAATTGGCGAGCGCTTAAGTCTGCAATCCCGATGAGATAATGAACAACCTACCATAGGAGTAGGAGACAGGCTTTCATTTAGTTGAACTTAAACTATATTCTTTGTTCCTATAAAACTCCTTGCTCATGTACAATGGTGCTGTTGACACTTATTCTTTTCCAGATGCTCGACAGAGGACTTGTTCGCGCCAGATCTCAAAGCCCACTCAGTCTGGGTGGTTATACGGatttgccaatgccaaaAATACTAAATCCCTCAGCAGCGAGCAACTTTCTCGAACTTCAATACTCTAGATCCGCTGATTCCATAGCTTCATCCCACAGATCAGCCAAGTGGTGCTCGTCGCGAAAATTCTCAGGCCATGCGATGCGACTCAGAGCCCTTTTTGCGCCATCCCATGACGTTATGCGTATTACAGTGCTCCATAACCGCAGCTTTGAAGTAAACCACTGCATGTCTGCTCTGTTacttgaagaagacgcctGGCTTGATCGTCCACTTGATCGTGCCCCCGGGCTAATCACCATCCTGTTCGTTAAGCGGGGGATGTTTTGGTCATCActctcgtcttcatcgctaCTACTCGCTTCATCGGTTGCTTCCAGTGGACTCTTGGTCATTGCATAAGCGCCAAGCATGGCTTTCCATAGCCATAACTCTGAGCTGTGTGCTCCGACGCGCATCGCTTCTTCTGTGTGAACGAGATCTTGGCGCAAACTGCTGATCAACCAACGCCACAGATGTTTGTCCATATTCATTGCCTCTTGAGCAcgatcttgctgctgcgggaGGCAATCTACAACCAAATGAAGATAGAAGTATGCAGCGCACGCCCAAGCTCGCGAGGTAGATGGGAAGATGACAGGCGGGAGATTTGCGAAGGGATACTCTAAAAAGCTGACATACTGGTCGTCCATATCCTCTAAATCGTCTCGCCGAAGCTGCGAGCTGGGTCTCGAACCCCGCGCCTGACCTTGGCCGTGGTCGCTTCTATCGCCTCGTGCGGGTCTAGAAGGTTTGAAAAGTAATGAGACAATGTATGATTCTGCATCTTCTCGAAGAGTCTCTCGGATCTTTTGTTGATTAAGCGATGCtatatcctcttcctccccacCTTGAGTACCCTCATTTGGAACAGACTTAGACAATCGGCGCAAGGTCGTTGCGATAATCTCACATTCGGCATCAGCATTGCAAGCTTCAATGTCCGGTGGAGTTGAGTAATAGAAGGGTGATAGATGTAGACTAAGAAAAGGAACAGCGCTGAACACAGGCCGTGTTGGTCGTGTGAAATGGTAAGCCCGCTCCAGACTCTCGCGCGGCTCGTTAACAAAATAATGAGACTCGTTGTCGTTTCCGTCTTTAGATGCTGCAACTAGGCTGGCTGCCCtaagagatggaagaaaccATGTTAGACCGAATGGTGACGCAAatattagtagttttttttttggttttggacAGGCTTACAACAGAACAAGTCTTTCAAGCAGTCCGAACAGCCTGTACCTGTCCTGGTCCGAATGTCGATCATCGTACAGCCGggctaaagcttttaaatgaGCCTCTGCAGCCTTTTTATCGCCCAAGGCAGCCTATTTACATCGTCAGAGTCGAATTACGTTAGCTCTAGGGAGGACGCACCTCAACCATGGCCAGGCCGACCATAGCCGATATACATGTATCACTTTGGCTCAGCAGAGGATCGCCAATCATGCCATTGACAACACGGATTGCTTCGAGCTTGTGATGAAGCATGGTCTCTTCGATTGCTTGGAGCGAACCACCGGCCCAGACATGATGTATACCGGCTATGAGTAAGAAGGACCTGAATGTGGCTGCATTGTGCGTGACAAACCCAGCACTAAAGAACACTGTTTAGTCATGGAACATGCGAAGTTAAGGTATTGGGGCGCATCTCCTACAGGCTAGCATTAGGATTTTTAGCCACGACAGTCGTTGTCAAAAGACGAAAGTGAGTTCCTATGAGGAGACGGATTTAGTTCAATCGTTTCATCTCGCAAATTCGTCAGATGCACTAACCATGGTGAAGCAGTTTCATCGACTCAAACGGCATAGGGATAGGCAAAACTTCGAATAAATCTAATCCCATAGGATCCGACGTGGCATTCGATAGCGTGGTTCTGAGCCGCATATTCGGCCCAACAGCGTCATAATGGCAGCCACGTCCATGCACTAGGCAGTTGGTACTAGAATTCCACAATAGAGTAAGTCATtactacatacatgcaaTCTCATACGGCCCCCATACGTTATCGTGTGATAGCTTACCAATAAGGCTTCAGTTCGTCGCAGCGGATATGTCGCTGCTTACATTCGCGGCAACCATTGCGGCTTCGCGTATGGTGCCTTCGACGGCGGGCTCGGTGAGAGTCGGAAGAGCTCATCTTAGCTGCCGTTTCGTGTATATTCGGTCAAGGCGAAAGTTTAACTTTGCGGCTTAACAATTCTAGAAGTGGTAGGTTGTGTTGGAGAAGTTGGATTCAATAGACCGTGCATCTACCCTGAAAGTCTGCTTCGGGTGAGTGAGGCCTTGCTGCTGGGAAAGAATGAAGCTtgatatgtatatatagcttgCCATGAAATGCTAAAACATTGAAATTCCAAATATCAAGCAAGGACGAGGCCATCCTCGgccgccaaaaaaaagttatgGATACTGAAAGGCCGGCGATGCCGCCTTTCTCGGGTCAAGTAATCCACTTTACGCCGAAGCAGCAACTGCTGGGCCGGCAGCAAGAATTCACGGGCCTGCCGCCCGTGGTTCAGGCCCCTCTTGCACTGTAAAAAGCTTGTCTTTTATCTGTGGCCCACTCCCAGCCGAGGAATGTTGTGTGTTTTCTCCAACATTTTATCCACTTATACGAAATAGTAATACGATGACCTACTCTACACCATATGATCGAGTGATTTCCACATTCAAAAGCTGCTCTTCCAGCTCTTGAAAGTGGAAATCCTATTCCGGCTGCCGTGCGCAGTTCATGTTCCGCATCGCCGCCTTGAGTGATAGATCAAAGTTCTAGTTGTGCAGGCCTCGGCTGCCAGGTGGGGCCACTCAGCCAATCTCACCTGGAAATACTTGCGGTTGCCCTGTATTATTTGTTTTCATTTGCCCTCCCTATAACACCTCGCAGCGACCGACAACACGTTTTCGAACTTGGGTGCACTTACAGATAGGTTCGTGATGTCGCATATAACGAGCAGAACGCAGGGTTAATTAGGTAATTGCTCCACAATCCGCCGTTGTAAGAATTGCCAAAGAACAAAAGATTTATCTAAATTATCTAATGGGACGAGCCGCCAGCAGACAGTTGCCAAAACTGTAGTTCGCATTCAATCGTTCCTCAGCAACCTCCATTACAACAGTAGTGAGCCATTCTCTTCACAAGCCTCTCTATTCAAATGACTAGCCTTCTAGACAATACGAAGGAACACACATAGTGAATTAAACAAGATGGGTTAAGTAAACAacgaagagagaagaggcggCTGTTAAATGCATAGAAAATGACCATCCCAATTTTATAAGGCTGACCCGGAAAATTAAGAACAAAAGGGGTAGGGCTGGAAGAAATTGCCGTGCTTACTACTACCCACAATAATAAGCCTACTTGGCAGAATGCAGAATCAAATCGGCAGCCTTCTCAGCAATTGCGTAAACAGCCGCCTGGTAATGAGCCGCAATAGGAAGTGGAATGACACTCGCGTCCACGACGCGCAGCCTATCGACACCATATACGCGTAATTGGGTATCTACAACTTTGCCCATTGATGCAGAGCCTCCGGCGTGATAAAAGGTGTTGCCTACACGCTTAACCCTTGCGTCAATTTCTGCATCTGTTGAACTAGCGTTCAGGGTCGGATATCCAGCGGGAGGAACTTCGTTCTCGATAATGCTACTCCCGGATTGGGTTTCCTGGAGCAATCGTAAAGCTTGACGAATGCCGTACCGAAGGGCTTCGCGATCAGCTTCTGTTGCGTAGTAATTTGGGTCGATCTTTGGTGGCGTTTGAGGATCATTCGAGGTAATAACGACAGTGCCGCGCGAAGTAGGCGTCATTCCAAGCACCGCCGTCGTTACATGCGTTCCATCCAGCGGGATCGCAACATCAGCGAGTTGCGCGCCAGCGGGTGCGTAAGCAACTAGCGTTTCCAAGTGACACCGCTCTGGCTTTAGAAGGCCGTGGGCGTCGGGATCCTCGCCATCGGCATTCAACGCTCGGCTTATGATCCCGACCGGAACTTGCGAGAAAGCAATCCAATCAGATGGAAGCCCTTTGCTGTAGGCCAAGTCTTTCCATTCCGGGGTTCCCAACGCAGAACCCCGCTCGGGATGCCGCAACTTCCACCAGAGACACACTGCTAGATGGTCGTGAAAATTGCGGCCCACTTCGGGACAATCAACCGTCAACGGGATGTTGTGGCGTGTAACATCTTCCTTAGCTCCTATGCCAGACAGCATCAATACCTGCGGCGTTCGATACGTCCCACAAGAAAGTATGATTTCTCTTGACGCGGTTATGGTCTGACCCCCAACTAGTTCCACTGCTGTTGCAGTCTTCACCCCTGATAGATCTTCGACAATTACGCGGTAGACGACTGTAGAACAAAGGACTGTCACACCCGACAGATTGTATGCCTGAGATGCACACTGCCGCTTGCCATCCCTCCAAGATTCCGCCAACTCGGTGAGCCCTAGCGGTTCACCACCATTGGCGTCCCAAGCTTTTTCCACCCCAATCTCCAACCATGCCCGTTCTATGGGTTCTCGAAGGGGGTATTTTCGCATCGGATCACTGCTAGATACAGACACCACATTGATCGGCCCGCTGGTTCCGTGCTGCTCGGGATCTACCCGAGGACTGAGGGTATACTGTTCTGTCTTCTTGAAGTAGGGTAGGAGGCCACGATAGCTCCATCCGGAATCGCCAACTTGATCAGCCCAGCAGTCAAAGTCGGCAGCCGACCCGCGAGTCCATGTACCGTAATTGATCGCAGAGCCTCCTGACAGGGcctttgcggctgctgcgtaGCATTGGCGGCCGCCTAAGTGCTCTTGGGGCGCGGTACTGTAAGCGTAGTCGAGATCGGAATAGTGCGCCGCGAAGCAAGCGAGCGGGGCGGTTGTCAGAGGATGGCCAGTAGGATCCTGCCCTGCTTCGATCAATACAATCGACAAAGAAGAATTTGCCTCTTTAAGGCGTGAAGCAAGGACGCAACCGGCTATGCCGCCACCAAGGATGATATAGTCCGCGCTTGCTGGGATTTTGCCAACCATGGCGAGCAATATTAGGTAATTGTACCCTTGCGCTGTAGAAACCCTGTTGAAGGTCTTTGAACGGCGAGATCTAGAACTTGAACATGCacatagatatatatatcttgagCGAGCAGAGTTTTACGATTCATGACGAAGCATACAAGATCATAGCACTAAAACAATACGATGGTTGTGACGTTTTAAGCTACCTATGCATTGTAAATGGTAATTTGTTGTATCCTTGAGGGGCTATCGGTGAGGGCGATTTAGTGATGCAACTATCACCAAGTTCTCAACCAACTGGTCCTGAAGCTAATTTAATCAACAGCTGACATAATTTTCGTTAAGCCTCTCTAGTTGGTTTCTCGCATTTTCGGTTCTCGCTCATTGGCTCTCGCTGATCGATTCTCGCTCATTGGTTCTCGCTCCCCCGTTCTTCGTTCTTCGCTCTCCGCTCCTCGCTTGCCGTTTGTTCGCTCCATACATATTTGATCCTCGCGTTCTCGCTTCTCGCAACTTTGTGTTCTCTCCCTACTCCATCTTGGCCCTCATATGACATCGCATATATCTTTTTTGACAAATCCAAAATGGCTTTTAAGAAAGTATCCCATAAAAAAGTCCGGACAGGGTGTGACTCGTGTAAACGGCGCCGTGTCAAGGTATGTATGATTGCCCAGACAACATGTGCTTGGCATGCCTAACAAGAAGCGCCGCAGTGCGACGAGTTAAAGCCGATATGCAGTGGCTGCATTAGACATTCATTAGAATGTAGTTATTCGACAACTGTCGACACATCTGGGCGCTTGAAGCATGAATCCCCAGACAACTCTCCCTTTTCATTTTCGGACTTTAAACTGATGCACCACTGGAATATCTGCACGGCCGATACACTTGCGCCGAATGCAGCCTTACAACGTGCTATGCGAGAATTCATTCCCGTTTTAGCCATGAACCACAGATATCTAATGTGAATTACCTCATCCCGCCTTATTAACTATACTTGTTTTAACCAATATATGTCCGTCCTAGGCACGCAATGCTAGCGTTGACTTCTCTCCATATGGCCTACCTGCATCCAACCGAAGCGAAAGAATACGAAAAGCGGGCTGCGCATCATCAGAGCCTTGCTCTTCCGCTCTTCCGCTCAGCTCTGACTAATGTTACggagagcagcagccatgctCTTTACGCGTGTGGCCATCTTGTCATAAAATACTCGTTTGCCAGTCCGCAGTCTCGGCGGAATCTGATATTTTCGCCGGCCGTTGGAACCCCATCAGAGTTTATTGGCCTTCTTCGCGGTGCCTTTACAATGCATGGCTATGCCGAGACATGGCTTTCCAATGGCCCACTCGGCTTCTGTTTGGAAAAGCCACTGGATGAAAACCCCGACTTCAGCCAAAATCCCGATGATTCATACCTCGCTCAACTTTTATATCTGCTGCTTGCTGATAGTTCTGAAGACAGCAACCTCTGCTGCGCAGCCCTCAATAGCCTCCGACGACTacttgccatggctgccacTCCCGGGCAGACCATCACTATCAAAACTCTTACATACTCCTGGCCAGTGCAAGTCCCTCAAAAATACATCACTTTGATCAGTGAAAGGAAGCCTAAGGCCCTCATAGTTTTAGCTCATTACTGTGTCATGCTAAAAATGCTCGATTCTTTTTGGTTTATGGAAGGCTGTGCCGCAAGGATCTTGGAGCAATGTCGACAGAATTTGGAGAGCCAGTGGCACCGTTACATTGAATGGCCACTATCCGTTGTAGGGATATACGACGGAGCAATAtgactatttaaattatgcTGTCATCTCCAACATGGACGTGAATTACAAGGTATTCTGAATTGGCTATCCATATGCGTGAGGTTATATTCCCCATACTCCTCTGCCTCTAAGCCATCAACAAGATCCAATACTTATCTTTGGTTGACTCAAGACTAAGGCTAGTTCTGTATCTCTTATATTCACAGCCGCAGAATATCTTGAAGATCAACTATGTCCACAAACTTTGGCAACACCTTTGTCATCAAAAATTTATGCACCtccgcatcatcatccataATTCCCTCTTCCACGCAACTGATATGAAAATCCAAATCCGCGCCCCCTCTTGCCGATCCTAAGATGCTCCCCATTGTTGTCAGGCCCACTAATACAATGTGTCGAACGCCACGTGCCCGTAGATATGAGACCAAGTCCGATGAACCAAAGCAATTCGGCTGCAGTTTGCCCAAGACAATTTCATCCTTGTTGCCCCAGCTACCCGACGGCGTTAATTCGGCCGGTATACCATAATGCGGATGGTGTGGATCCGAGGGTGCATTCGCAAAATACCCTGCCttttcaagctgctcaacCCATTTGCTTAACTTGTTGTAAGGTGAAACAAAGGCATTGGAGTTGAGGTTGAAGGGCAATGTATGATGGACAATGAGAGGCACCCCGTCATAAGGAGTGTATCCAGCTGTAGAAGCTTTATTCGAGCGGCGCTTGGTGATTTCAGTCCTGAAGTAGTCAAGAAGTGTTTTGATGTTGCCGATATAGTTTTTCTGGACTTCGGAAGGGAATCTCTGTAAGATTTGCGTTTGCACGTCCGAAAGAAGCAACGCGGTATGAGCAATATCTACCGGGATGAAGAAGGGTGATGCCATAGCTGATTGTATTATAGGTTTTGATTGTCCGCCAGCGGTTGTAGGTTGTTTCGAAAAGATAGTGTGCTATAATACTCGATTGAGTCTGTAGCATATTTGTGCGCAGAGGCATAGCATGACTGATTTCTTATATCTATAGGTCGAGCCGGCTTATTGTCCGGCATTTAGTAGTATAGCGAATTATCCGATCTCAGCTACACACAAATGCAAATGAGATTGTGGCTTTCAATTGTTTACTAAAATCCCGAAAATGCCTTAAAGCCCGGCTAGAAGGCAAAATCAACGTTGAAATTTTAAGGCGCGCTTCAACAATGACAAAGTATGTCCGATCCTGGTTATATACTGTAGTATTGGTAGTAATTGCGATCCTATCGGTATGTCCTTGATAGCTTCTATACTATGGTATCATTATCCAGTCCTACTACGCCTGGGTTGACATGCAATCACATATCTGGTGTGACTTACTTGCGAAGGGCCGTAGCCAATCGACTGCGACCTGATGCAAATCTACAGCGACCCACATAGCGTTTCTTGGCAATCAATACGCCTTGTGTTGGTTGATTAATCTTCGCTGATGCAAGCTTCATTGAATGCTAAATTATTTGCTAGTCCAACATTATATATACACGACTGTGTGTCAGACTAAAGGGTGAAAAGACTGAAATACAGGTCGTCAAGATTAAATGGACACTGTATTTATCACATGATGAAGTGAGCACCAGGCTACCCGAGTTCGTTTGCCTTGACGAGCGACTCTCGAGCATCCTTCCATGGGGGCCGCTTCCCTTCATCAAAAAGGCGATAGACTTGTGGTAAAAACTTCCCATCCAGAAGCGATTTGTAAAGGCTGGGATCGGTGAACCGAAGCCACCAAGCTTTCCACCCATATCCAAGTCGCTCCTGGATGCCAAACCCTGCTACTTTGTCTGCCCATAAGCTCCATTCCAAGCTGTCCACGAGAGCAGGGT
This window encodes:
- a CDS encoding uncharacterized protein (TransMembrane:1 (o359-381i)), which translates into the protein MAEIPIGEYLFRRLKQMGIETAFGVPGDYELALLNHVEPAGVRWIGTPNELVGAYAADGYARLKGAAALVTTFGPGELSALCGIGGAFCEMVPVLHIVGYPSFAAQSSGRILHHTLGDKSYDHYVRISSEMSCATTILKDPENAIAEIDQVLNAMMFHSQPGYIGITEDVVKTMVPASSLNATSVKMTLSPGLEDDHALAAIMAALEASKNPIVVVDGGAGRGSWAPHASDLIKTLRCLHFNTIMGKGAVAEDDLLFAGCYAGVGSLPLTSKAVENSDCILWLGHMPSDFNTGMFTDQVKSSLIIDFQRFHIAVGNKQFQARITTRLSSFIKSGDMVVAETGTSQVGAVATKMPKGTYYWTQAVWGSIGYAIGGAVGAAIAGKELGRYKRMIIFTGEGSLQLTAQAMSILNRHGVVPYLFILNNNGYTVERYFEGWDASYNDVPGWDYGGLFKSFSPEVSTNTFKVRTAAELDRILSDDDFQNATSPQCIDMVLDKYDAPEGLKAIFDFKKKLASA
- a CDS encoding uncharacterized protein (EggNog:ENOG41) is translated as MSSSDSHRARRRRHHTRSRNGCRECKQRHIRCDELKPYCTNCLVHGRGCHYDAVGPNMRLRTTLSNATSDPMGLDLFEVLPIPMPFESMKLLHHGTHFRLLTTTVVAKNPNASLAGFVTHNAATFRSFLLIAGIHHVWAGGSLQAIEETMLHHKLEAIRVVNGMIGDPLLSQSDTCISAMVGLAMVEAALGDKKAAEAHLKALARLYDDRHSDQDRYRLFGLLERLVLLAASLVAASKDGNDNESHYFVNEPRESLERAYHFTRPTRPVFSAVPFLSLHLSPFYYSTPPDIEACNADAECEIIATTLRRLSKSVPNEGTQGGEEEDIASLNQQKIRETLREDAESYIVSLLFKPSRPARGDRSDHGQGQARGSRPSSQLRRDDLEDMDDQYVSFLEYPFANLPPVIFPSTSRAWACAAYFYLHLVVDCLPQQQDRAQEAMNMDKHLWRWLISSLRQDLVHTEEAMRVGAHSSELWLWKAMLGAYAMTKSPLEATDEASSSDEDESDDQNIPRLTNRMVISPGARSSGRSSQASSSSNRADMQWFTSKLRLWSTVIRITSWDGAKRALSRIAWPENFRDEHHLADLWDEAMESADLEY
- a CDS encoding uncharacterized protein (EggNog:ENOG41~CAZy:AA3); amino-acid sequence: MVGKIPASADYIILGGGIAGCVLASRLKEANSSLSIVLIEAGQDPTGHPLTTAPLACFAAHYSDLDYAYSTAPQEHLGGRQCYAAAAKALSGGSAINYGTWTRGSAADFDCWADQVGDSGWSYRGLLPYFKKTEQYTLSPRVDPEQHGTSGPINVVSVSSSDPMRKYPLREPIERAWLEIGVEKAWDANGGEPLGLTELAESWRDGKRQCASQAYNLSGVTVLCSTVVYRVIVEDLSGVKTATAVELVGGQTITASREIILSCGTYRTPQVLMLSGIGAKEDVTRHNIPLTVDCPEVGRNFHDHLAVCLWWKLRHPERGSALGTPEWKDLAYSKGLPSDWIAFSQVPVGIISRALNADGEDPDAHGLLKPERCHLETLVAYAPAGAQLADVAIPLDGTHVTTAVLGMTPTSRGTVVITSNDPQTPPKIDPNYYATEADREALRYGIRQALRLLQETQSGSSIIENEVPPAGYPTLNASSTDAEIDARVKRVGNTFYHAGGSASMGKVVDTQLRVYGVDRLRVVDASVIPLPIAAHYQAAVYAIAEKAADLILHSAK
- a CDS encoding uncharacterized protein (EggNog:ENOG41) yields the protein MAFKKVSHKKVRTGCDSCKRRRVKCDELKPICSGCIRHSLECSYSTTVDTSGRLKHESPDNSPFSFSDFKLMHHWNICTADTLAPNAALQRAMREFIPVLAMNHRYLMHAMLALTSLHMAYLHPTEAKEYEKRAAHHQSLALPLFRSALTNVTESSSHALYACGHLVIKYSFASPQSRRNLIFSPAVGTPSEFIGLLRGAFTMHGYAETWLSNGPLGFCLEKPLDENPDFSQNPDDSYLAQLLYLLLADSSEDSNLCCAALNSLRRLLAMAATPGQTITIKTLTYSWPVQVPQKYITLISERKPKALIVLAHYCVMLKMLDSFWFMEGCAARILEQCRQNLESQWHRYIEWPLSVVGIYDGAI
- a CDS encoding uncharacterized protein (EggNog:ENOG41) translates to MASPFFIPVDIAHTALLLSDVQTQILQRFPSEVQKNYIGNIKTLLDYFRTEITKRRSNKASTAGYTPYDGVPLIVHHTLPFNLNSNAFVSPYNKLSKWVEQLEKAGYFANAPSDPHHPHYGIPAELTPSGSWGNKDEIVLGKLQPNCFGSSDLVSYLRARGVRHIVLVGLTTMGSILGSARGGADLDFHISCVEEGIMDDDAEVHKFLMTKVLPKFVDIVDLQDILRL